A part of Helianthus annuus cultivar XRQ/B unplaced genomic scaffold, HanXRQr2.0-SUNRISE HanXRQChr00c009, whole genome shotgun sequence genomic DNA contains:
- the LOC110890537 gene encoding uncharacterized protein LOC110890537, whose amino-acid sequence MDAFLQQFQNLKIQLEEIILATNNFDNQNNCIGRGGFGKVYKGEVSHSKGQSMVAIKRLDCRHGQGAPEFLKEITTLSRYCHENLISLLGFCHQEDEMILVYEYASRGSLDRYLNSPLLTWTQRLKICLDVAKGLSYLHDPRETHQRLIHCDVKSSNILLDEQWNAKVSDFGLSVMGPANEQYSVIVILAAGTPGYCDPQYAMTHTLTKESDVYSLGVVLFEVLCGRLCCTYSNGCVQQILVPTWIESYEEKKLYDIIFKDPTIQPLEQSALKTFSNIAYRCLKESREDRPKMAEVVTELETALDNEEFSNWINPLIDYDEMSKNAETPLNCSSKDEVRKFLSKGVLLKGGKTWISLNKKGERCGMVSFAECLDSDPNEFKSVFDSRFAVSPYHYKNGRVKIRVKPQFLSPRITYAVNLVFKFTHPRKERTCHDRIALKYKLQGEPESSISYLAYEREDGWWMCELYQFTSEHRTVDPEILFNSHTSIEAEGIEFWPLEKVEHKDEKQPISDSDANWEEMLPTDYEDILKLSKNRIQWTTKKQAYSIMSKGFLIRDGKKRSIWFFLDKNGKKCHMLSASATATWDLYSYKLTLPESRFGEAFQCIFRIPNIISNIQSHLVSPQTTYACYLVYKLPKDQSEFQAPILVEDQGDFNSNRHRYIFLVSPQTPVIRPKADQNTHNPLNKPKFKGLPQERNDGWMEVQIWEFLAATTTETIPACLALGTRGDKMLSGLIIEGVEFRPI is encoded by the exons ATGGATGCATTCTTGCAGCAGTTTCAAAATCTTAAAATCCAACTGGAAGAGATAATATTAGCCACCAACAACTTTGACAATCAGAATAACTGTATTGGACGTGGTGGTTTTGGGAAAGTTTATAAAGGAGAAGTGTCTCACTCTAAGGGCCAAAGCATGGTGGCTATTAAGCGTTTAGATTGTAGGCATGGACAAGGAGCACCTGAGTTCTTGAAAGAGATCACGACACTTTCCCGTTACTGCCATGAAAATCTTATCTCTCTTCTAGGATTTTGTCACCAAGAGGATGAGATGATCCTGGTATACGAGTATGCATCTCGTGGAAGCCTTGACCGCTATTTAAATTCCCCTCTTCTCACATGGACACAACGTCTCAAGATATGTCTTGATGTTGCGAAGGGATTAAGCTACCTTCATGATCCAAGAGAGACACACCAAAGACTTATCCACTGTGATGTAAAAAGTTCTAACATCCTTCTCGATGAGCAATGGAATGCTAAAGTTTCAGATTTCGGTCTATCAGTAATGGGCCCCGCTAATGAGCAATATTCAGTTATTGTCATCCTTGCAGCAGGTACCCCTGGGTACTGTGATCCACAGTATGCAATGACACACACCCTAACAAAAGAGTCGGACGTCTACTCTCTCGGTGTGGTCTTATTCGAAGTTTTATGTGGGCGATTATGTTGTACATATAGCAATGGCTGTGTTCAACAGATTTTAGTGCCCACGTGGATTGAAAGCTATGAAGAGAAGAAGTTATATGATATCATCTTCAAAGATCCGACCATTCAACCATTGGAGCAGAGTGCtttaaaaacattttcaaacattgcGTATCGCTGTTTAAAGGAATCTCGTGAAGATCGGCCAAAGATGGCTGAAGTTGTGACAGAACTTGAGACTGCACTCGACAATGAAGAATTTAGCAACTGGATCAACCCGCTTATCGACTACGATGAGATGAGTAAGAATGCAGAAACTCCTCTGAACTGCAGTTCCAAAGATGAAGTGAGGAAATTTCTGTCCAAAGGGGTCCTCCTTAAAGGCGGCAAAACG TGGATTTCATTAAATAAGAAAGGAGAGCGTTGTGGAATGGTATCTTTTGCAGAATGTTTGGATTCAGATCCAAATGAATTTAAGAGTGTATTTGATTCAAG ATTTGCTGTGAGCCCCTACCATTATAAGAATGGGAGAGTCAAAATACGTGTAAAACCCCAATTCCTGTCACCAAGAATCACATATGCTGTGAACCTTGTGTTCAAGTTTACGCATCCAAGGAAGGAGAGAACATGTCATGATCGTATAGCCCTCAAATACAAATTACAAGGGGAGCCAGAAAGTTCAATTTCATACCTTGCGTATGAGAGAGAGGATGGATGGTGGATGTGTGAATTGTATCAGTTTACTAGTGAACACAGAACTGTTGATCCTGAAATTCTGTTTAACTCTCATACTTCCATAGAAGCAGAAGGCATCGAGTTTTGGCCCTTGGAAAAA GTGGAACATAAAGATGAGAAGCAACCCATATCAGATTCAGATGCAAATTGGGAAGAAATGTTGCCAACTGATTATGAAGACATATTGAAACTGTCGAAAAATAGAATACAATGGACAACGAAGAAGCAAGCATACTCAATTATGAGCAAAGGGTTCTTAATCAGGGATGGCAAGAAGAGAAGCATT TGGTTTTTTCTTGACAAAAATGGGAAGAAATGTCATATGCTATCAGCAAGCGCGACTGCCACATGGGACCTGTACTCGTACAAGCTGACTTTACCTGAATCAAG ATTTGGAGAAGCCTTTCAGTGTATTTTTCGGATTCCTAATATTATCAGCAATATCCAATCCCATCTAGTATCACCTCAAACAACATATGCATGTTACCTTGTCTACAAATTACCAAAGGACCAATCCGAATTTCAGGCTCCAATTCTAGTGGAGGATCAAGGAGATTTTAATTCAAATCGTCATCGGTATATCTTTTTAGTAAGTCCTCAAACCCCAGTTATTAGACCAAAGGCCGATCAAAACACTCACAACCCACTCAATAAGCCAAAATTTAAAGGCCTTCCACAAGAAAGGAACGATGGTTGGATGGAAGTACAAATTTGGGAATTCCTAGCTGCTACTACCACTGAAACGATTCCTGCTTGTCTTGCATTGGGAACTCGTGGTGACAAGATGCTTAGCGGGCTTATTATTGAAGGCGTTGAGTTTAGACCCATATAG